A single Pedobacter sp. PACM 27299 DNA region contains:
- the zwf gene encoding glucose-6-phosphate dehydrogenase, with the protein MKTSINVNPTIIVIFGGTGDLNLRKLAPALYNLYADGFMPSKFEIIGTARKKLTDDDFRKTLMGGVNSFSRSGKVKEEKWSKFAAHISYSPVDVEAPETFGVLKANIEKFQEEFGPTTQVLYYLAVAPNLFPLIAKCLSEYELAGDEDNCRIVIEKPFGRDLETAKELNAILTGIFTEKQIYRIDHYLGKETVQNIMAFRFANSFLEPLWNRTYIDHVQISVTEQLGVGERGGYYESAGALRDMIQNHLLQLLCLIGMETPINFDADEIRNKKVDVLKAMRPFSPEDIRFSTVRGQYSKGWVEGKEVPGYRHETGVDPDSNTETFAAIKFFVDNWRWQGIPFYVRTGKRLFQTSSLITIQFKDVPHQVFPSAVTEHWQQNRLIISIQPEMSIRLQVQAKRPGLDMVLNPVDMVFDYKGTYSSQAPEAYETLLLDVMTGDQTQFMRADQVESAWELLMPIVNAWGNKKSLSFPNYPADSWGPEDAEALIARDGFHWFTLPLKED; encoded by the coding sequence ATGAAAACAAGCATCAACGTCAACCCAACCATAATCGTCATTTTTGGTGGTACCGGTGATTTAAATTTGCGCAAACTTGCGCCTGCACTTTACAATCTATATGCTGATGGTTTTATGCCGTCAAAATTCGAGATTATTGGTACAGCCCGAAAGAAGCTTACGGATGATGACTTCAGAAAAACACTAATGGGCGGTGTAAACAGCTTTTCAAGATCCGGTAAGGTGAAAGAAGAGAAGTGGAGCAAATTTGCAGCACATATTTCTTATAGTCCTGTAGATGTGGAAGCGCCGGAAACTTTTGGTGTTTTAAAAGCTAATATTGAAAAGTTCCAGGAGGAATTTGGACCAACTACACAGGTGCTTTATTACCTGGCTGTAGCGCCAAACCTTTTCCCACTGATTGCGAAATGTCTTTCTGAATATGAATTGGCAGGTGATGAAGACAATTGCAGAATTGTAATTGAAAAGCCTTTTGGAAGAGATTTAGAGACTGCAAAAGAACTGAATGCCATTCTTACCGGCATCTTTACCGAGAAACAGATCTATCGTATTGACCACTACCTGGGTAAAGAAACCGTACAAAATATCATGGCTTTCCGATTTGCGAACTCCTTCCTGGAGCCGTTATGGAACCGTACTTACATTGATCACGTACAGATTTCTGTAACCGAGCAATTGGGTGTTGGCGAAAGAGGGGGTTACTATGAAAGTGCAGGTGCATTAAGGGATATGATCCAGAATCACCTGTTACAATTGCTTTGTCTGATCGGAATGGAAACGCCAATTAACTTTGACGCTGACGAGATCAGAAATAAAAAAGTAGATGTATTGAAAGCGATGCGTCCTTTTAGTCCGGAAGATATCAGATTTAGTACCGTCCGCGGACAGTATTCTAAAGGATGGGTTGAAGGAAAAGAAGTACCGGGATATAGACATGAAACTGGTGTTGATCCAGATTCTAATACCGAAACTTTTGCTGCAATTAAGTTCTTCGTGGACAACTGGAGATGGCAAGGCATTCCTTTCTATGTTCGTACAGGAAAGCGTTTGTTCCAGACTTCTTCATTGATCACGATTCAGTTTAAAGACGTACCTCACCAGGTATTCCCCTCTGCGGTAACTGAACATTGGCAGCAAAACAGGCTGATCATCAGTATCCAGCCGGAAATGAGTATCCGTTTACAGGTACAGGCGAAAAGACCAGGTTTAGACATGGTATTAAACCCAGTAGATATGGTGTTCGATTATAAAGGAACGTATTCTTCTCAAGCACCAGAAGCTTATGAAACCTTGTTATTGGATGTCATGACAGGTGATCAAACGCAGTTTATGCGTGCAGATCAGGTAGAAAGTGCCTGGGAATTATTGATGCCTATCGTGAATGCATGGGGCAATAAAAAATCATTGAGCTTCCCGAATTATCCGGCAGACTCATGGGGCCCGGAAGATGCAGAAGCATTAATTGCCAGAGACGGCTTCCACTGGTTCACTTTACCATTGAAAGAAGATTAA